DNA sequence from the Cytobacillus sp. IB215665 genome:
TATTGGTTCACTACAGATTTTCACAGGCATGATTGCATCAATGGTTATTAACAGAAATCAAATGTCAGCTGCGACTAAGCAAGATTTTTCAAATGCAACTGAATTAGCTGACTACTTAGCATCGAAAGGATTGCCATTTCGTGAAGCTCATGAGATTGTAGGCAAACTTGTACTAACATGTATCGAGAGAAAACTTTATTTGTTAGAGCTACCATTCAATGAATACAAAAATGCATGTCATTTATTTGAAGAAGATATATTTGATTATTTGGACCCATATACTGCTGTAAATCGTAGAAACAGTGTAGGAGGGACTGGGTTTCGAGAAGTTGAAAATGCAATATTACAAGCTAAATTACGTTTAGAAAAAAAGTAATCCAGGGTTATAAAACCCTGGATAATTTATTATATTTAACTATTCAAAAGTTACATGTCTTTTTCAGTTCTAACGATTAGTACGTCGCATTTTGCATAACGTGTAATCGCTTCCGAGACGCTTCCGATAAAAAACCTTTCAATTGCACTTAGCCCTGTAGCACCACAGATGATAAGGTCTACATTTTGTTTAGGTGCTATCTCTTTTGCAATATGTGCTTTAGGTGAGCCAAAGTCTATATCAATAGTTATTTCTTCTATACCAGCCTTATTTGCTAGATCTTGATATTCTCCTAGGAGTTCTGTAGCATATTTCTCAGCTCTTTCTGCTATCATTCTGTCATAAGTCTCAACCGTGGCAAATGATCTTGTATCTACAATATGTGTTAGAACAATACCAGCATTATTTCTTTTGGCAATCTCAACAGCTTTCTTAAAAGCCCATTCAGCCTCTTTAGACCCATCCACTGCTACTAGAATTTTGTTATAAGTTATGCTCATAATAAAAATCACCCCTTAGGATTAGTATTTCTTTATATTACCAGTATAGCATGTTAAAAAAATTAGAAACTAATGATGTCTTGAAAATATTATGACAATTAAAAAGGGGTGATGATAATGGAAAAACATAAAAATAATACAGGTACTAAAAATCAGTATAACTATTTCGAAGAGGCTTCAGAGGAAATTAGTCAACAAATTACAGAGGCATACTCAAGTGGTGTGATTGAGCAACAATATGATAAACAACAAGAAGCTGAGGATATTAATAATAAATAGTATGAACTAAGACATCGTGACTTAAGAGGTCATGGTGTTTTTGGTTGGGAAAATATACAAAGAGAAACATCTTGTAATATAATAAAAATGTACAACTTTACATATATAAAACATAGCCAATAATGCTGGAAAAAATACATGTAATGATATTTAGGGGGAGGGTGAAATTGTGAAACATGCGCTGATTACTGCAGGGGCAAAGGGACTTGGTCGGAAAGTAACAGAAAAACTTTTAGAGAAAGGATACTCTGTGACGGTGAATTATCGTACGTATGACCAAGCTGTCAAAGATTTTCAAGATAAGTATAAGCACTTGAACGAAAGGTTGCAATTTATCCAAGGAGATGTAACGAATAAAACAAATTTAATTCAACTCGTTGATAAAACAATGGAGAGGTTTGGACGAATTGACTTCTTAATTAACAATGCAGGACCTTATATTTTTGAACGTAAGAATCTCATAGATTATGAAGAGGCTGAGTGGTATGAAATGATTGAAGGCAATCTAAATAGTGTCTTTCATTTGCTCAAAAAAACACTCCCGATAATGCGAAAACAACATTTTGGTCGAATTATTACATATGGCTTCCAAGGTGCTGATGCTGCTCAAGGTTGGATTCATAGGTCTGGGTTCAGCGCAGCTAAAGTTGGTCTAGTATCGCTAACTAAAACAATTGCACTAGAAGAGGCTTCATATGGAATTACTGCAAATATGGTATGTCCAGGTAATATATTGGGTGATATGAAGGAAGCTTCTATTTTGGATGCTAGAAACATGACAGGTAT
Encoded proteins:
- a CDS encoding universal stress protein, which gives rise to MSITYNKILVAVDGSKEAEWAFKKAVEIAKRNNAGIVLTHIVDTRSFATVETYDRMIAERAEKYATELLGEYQDLANKAGIEEITIDIDFGSPKAHIAKEIAPKQNVDLIICGATGLSAIERFFIGSVSEAITRYAKCDVLIVRTEKDM
- a CDS encoding SDR family oxidoreductase; its protein translation is MKHALITAGAKGLGRKVTEKLLEKGYSVTVNYRTYDQAVKDFQDKYKHLNERLQFIQGDVTNKTNLIQLVDKTMERFGRIDFLINNAGPYIFERKNLIDYEEAEWYEMIEGNLNSVFHLLKKTLPIMRKQHFGRIITYGFQGADAAQGWIHRSGFSAAKVGLVSLTKTIALEEASYGITANMVCPGNILGDMKEASILDARNMTGMNHTPIGRSATGEDIARTITFLCEDDSDMITGSIIDVTGGENVINRFR